The Equus caballus isolate H_3958 breed thoroughbred chromosome 25, TB-T2T, whole genome shotgun sequence nucleotide sequence GAACATACGGCCTTATGGTCAGGGTCATGTATTTTACGTAAGGGCTAGACTCCTTGTGATTCTGTGTGTCAATCCTAATCTTAAAGACAGTCAGTCACTGCCCGAGACTGCTTCCAGACAAAGCCTACAGCCCCGTCCATGTGGGAGCACAGTAATTCAGAATCCTAACCAGCTTCCTTTATCTCTCCTTATTGTTATTGAGGGAAGATAGGAACTCTTTCCTAACTTGGGAAACACTTGTAGAACAGGCTCAGTCCATTCTGGAAAGTCCTCAAGGAAGCAGGGAGGAATCAATTACTTCACTTTTCTGGGCTTCAATTTTTTCACCTGAATAGTGGGACGGCAAATAAGTTTCATTTTTAGGGCCAATTCTAAGCAGTTGAGGGTGACCTGGAGTGCTCTAGGAAGGTTCTGAGGTCAAATCTAAGCTCAGTGGAAAACAGTGCTGTGGTAATCACTGGCATGGGAATAGGAGGGTGGAGTGGCAGCATCTGGGCCAGGTATTTGTCACCTTCAGAAGATAACCTCTAAGGACCGTTTGGGCTCTGATATTCTGTATAGTCTATGTATGATAAATTCTATTACTCGATGTGGTTTGGAAATGGGGCTTTTGGTTAATGACATATTCTAGGTAAAAGCAATTCTCAATTTGCAAAATAATTAGAGTACAGTAGGGCATATTTAATATCATTATCATAAATATAATTTAGCCTTCTAAATGTGATGATTTTGAGAGAAAGCACTTGAGGGTTCTGCAGTATCACCAGGTTATCATCATAAGCATCAATTATCACATTAGGAAAACTGAATAATTCTGACTAATAGAAAATTCTGGATGCAGCATGTCAAAAGAGCTACTATTCTATTTGGTGCTGGCTAAGAATATACTGACCAATTTGTGGCTTAAAGAGCATCCTAATAGAAGGGCAGGGTTCTGTGGTTACCCAATTATTACCAGCTAACTACTATTTCCTGACAACAAAAAGGCTCCTTGTGTCTTGGAAGATCTGTCAAGACCACAGCAATCCCTCCTACGAAAACTATCCCTCTCCTCCACCCACTCACAGGCAAGGGGCTGTGGGACATTTTTAGTATCTGACTTTGCTCTTTGACCAAAGTTGGACCAAAGAGACTCTCTCTGCTGTGAATTTGGAATCAGGGCTGGTCTGTCTCCTTTAGTGTTCAACTGGAGTCAGACATTCTCCCCCTCAAGGTATCTGCAGTGAGATGTGGCCCAGGAAATGGAATGACTAGCTCCTTTGAGTCTTGACTGTTTTCTGGTCCCTGGCTCCAACTCTGGTGAGGCTTGACTCTATTTCCTACCCTTGGGTTTGGTGAGATATGCCTGTATCCTTCTGtgttatcatctcaatagatctTTTCTAGGTTTGGTTAACAAATATTTCCTTAGCATCTCCCATAGAGGTCAAGTGCCTACGCAGTCTTAAGACACAGGCAGGGATGatgaaaagaaaggggaaaaaaagcagacaTCAAAGAAAGAtaagtgaggggccagccccatggccgagtggttaagttatgcgttctgcttcagcggctcaaggtttcgccagttcggatcctgggcgcggacatggcaccgctcatcaggccattctgaggcggcgtcccacatagggcaaccagaggcactcacaactagagtataccactgtgtactgggaggctttggggaaagaagaagaagaaaaaaaagaaagataagtgaaaaaaaggaaagaggagagagaggaagaggaaacagtaCGAAGatcctgagaaaagagagagaataaaagtgaggacaaaaataaggaaagaatgaatggtAAGCAAACTGATAAAACTGCCCATTTGCTCTGAAGTCAGAAGTGTTAATCTATCCTTAATAGCGGATTGGGAGAATAAAGTATGGGACATATAGTTACAAAAGAATGAGTTAACTCTATACATAGGGACCTGCCCACAagatgttaagtgaaaaaagcaaggtgcaaaATAATGTGTATAGTTacttttgtaaaacaaacaaGACAGTAATCTAACAACCTAGTcaaataaaacccaaataaaCCCTGAATGATAATAAGAGCGGTGGCCTCCAGGGGGATACGATTTGAAGTGATGGGGTGGGCTTTCATCTTTACTAAATACTTCAGgcttatctcaattttttaagaacaagcatgttttatttttttgtaatcaaaaagaaaactcaataagaaaaataaactacaaaaaaagaagatacaaaaagATTACCTTGGCTCGGGCCTCCCGGGatgcttctgcttctgcagccatAGCTCTCTGGAGCTGCACAGGGAGTTTCACATCCTTAATTTCCACACGCTCCACTTTTATTCCCCAGTCGTCAGTAGCGTCATCCAGGGTAGCCTGATAGGAAGAGAGAAGGCAAGCTAAAAACGttcagcccagccctggggcctcAGGTAGTTGTCTTCATTGGGACTGGAGCAGATAAGGCACTGGGGCAGAGTTTAGCCAGATTAGTTACCCTGCGGTGGAAGGAATGCTCAAGCAGAGACTGGGTCACTGGGGAGCTGATCTTGATTGTGTTCCTAATGGTGGGGTTTCCtaaaagggccagatagtaactGTTTAGTttcagtctctgtggcaactattTAATCCAGCCATTGTAGTTCAAAAGCAGTCACGCATAATACATCAACCGATGggtgtggctgtattccaataaaactttacttataaAAACAGGCGGCTAGCCGACTCCTGAGCTAACGTGACTTTGTGTGAGCCATATTACTTCTTTGTGCTTCAACTTCCTCCCTTTAACAATGGTAGGAATAAAATCATATTATCTATTTCATGATTGTTGAGGGAATCAAATAAGATCATAGATTTTACACACAATGAAGTCTCTACAAATAATAAGACTTCCAATTTACAGTCCTTTACCTTTTTTGAACAAGTCAGGTTTAATCCATCATCTATTGCTCAAGCAGGACTGGAAAGCATTAAGAGTTACAAGAGAAGTCACGGGACTCACAGAGAGAATAAAGCTTGAACAATACCTGCTCTATCTTGCTGAATGGCCTCTGAACTATTAGGTGACAAAAAAAGTTATTActaattctggaaaaaaaatatacacTGGAGGGAGTAAAAAAAATGCATGCACCTGAGTGTTACTAACCCATGAGCTATTGGTGTGAAAAATATCCCCTTCCATCAAGTTTGGGAAAACCTTTCTAGGAAGAAAAAGGGCCAGTGATTCCTCAACTTGAATCAAGAAAAAGTTCTCAACCATTAAGCCTTTGCTTCATGTTTCAGTTTCTGGTGAGTGACAGCATTAGTGCACTCCTCACCTGCATGTTGTGTGCAATTTCTTCTCTGTCAGAGAGGATCTGAGAAAGGTTCTTGGTGCCCAGGACATTCCTCAGAGTAGTTTGTGCCAACAGACGGGTGGCCGAGTCAGCGTTGGTGATATTTGCCACAGCCAGGGTTGCGTTCTGAACACGGTAATAGACCACGCCATCCACACTAACTGTCACTGAATCCTTAGTCAGGATCTATGGGATAAAGAAAGCAATTTTACATCTGTTAACCAACTGTTTCTTTAACATAACTGCAAGGAATGTCATTCTATAGAACATCTTAAAACACTAGCTGATTTTCTTTAGTAAGTGCTAGCGACTGAATGCTggtgtccctccaaaatttgctacgttgaaacctaatccccaacgtgttggtatttggaggtggggcctctgaggtgattaggtcatgaaagtggaaccctcatgaatgggactagtgcccttataaaaaagaacccagagagctcccttgccccttctgccacgtgaagacacagtgaaaagatAGCCCTATACGAAcaaggaagcaggccctcaccagacactgaatctgctggtgccttgatcttggacttctctagagctatgagaaataaatttctgttgtttgtaagccacccagtctatggtatctTGTTATAACAACCCCAAAAAACTAAGACATTAAAGCATCAAAAAGTTAattatgtctttaaaattttaataaaacatattcatttattcattagttctactaattcattcaattattcaacaaatattgagacTCCACTCAGGTACCAGGGATAAAGTTATGAAAAAACTTGTTCCTACTTTCAAAGAGTTTGGGGAATCAAAGGAGGCCTCAAGGGACAGAGGATGGGTAGTTGCACGTGGCAGGGATGATACCTGAACTAagttttgaaggaagaaataaacattttctgaGGGTGGAGTGAAAGAGTATTTAAGGCAGAGAGAATAACacgtgcaaaggcacagaggtatGGGAAACCCTAGGTTCGATGAACTATCAGTAGCACAGTATCACTGGAAGAAACAGTGAATGGAGAATGTTTTTATAGGGTGAGGTCAgggtaaaaatatatttacagcaTGCTACACAAAAATACTTAACAGGACATAGTGAATCAATACTTCCCACCATTAGTTGGGTATACAAGCCCTTTGACATCTGGCCCTCTGGCCTcattcctccccactccctgcgCACACTCTATACTAGATGATGCACCACGTTCCATGGCCCCAGGCCTTTATGCAGGCTGCCCCTCTGCTTGGatgtcctctcctctctctcccttacaACATCACCTTGGCGTATTCTCACTCATCATTCAAGACACAACCTAAGtgtctttttctctgtaaaactTCCCTGACTCGCTCGGCAGAGTTAAACACTCTTCTCTTTGTACCTTACTGCAGTGACGTTATTTATTTACATCATTACTTCTCTGTTAACTAGGAATTTCTTGAGGGCAGTTTGTCTCTGTGTGTCTAGCACTGGCAGAGCGCACGACACATAGCAGGTAGTCAATAAACGAGAGATGAACTGAAATGAAAGGTGGTCCTAGAATACAGTGATTGACGAAGAGTGCCCCCGTGAGTCAGGAGACCGGGAACTGTAGTTCCAGCTCCGCCTGCACCTCCCTCGGTGATCTCTAGCAAGGCTTTCAAACCGTTTGACTTAGAGATTCCTCATTTGAGAGAGGGGCTAATAAGACTGCCCAATTCTATGCAAATTTCTTTGAAGATCAATTAAGAAGAGGTTTGTGAATGAAGCCCTTTTGAAAGGGTAAAGAGCTATGTAAATAGAAAGTAAGAACAACAATGATATAACACCGCTGTTTAGTCCTGCCAGGCATCAACGCAGTAATCCTTTTTTAGTAATCTAAAGATACTTCTAACTTGGAAGAGAAGTAGGGGATTTGTAAATAAAGTATATTACCATCTTGTGTGAAAATTAATTGTTTCCCATGATGTGATGAGAAAATGTGTATCATTTCTAAACGAATTCTTGTGACTGTGACTGTGGCACAGCCAGAACTTTCCCAAGCTGCAGCCTCTCTGCCTACTGTTTATTGTAGACAAAGTGTTTATCTCCCTTCACAGTAACTTCACCGGGGATCAGAAAAAGGGCTGCTTGCCAAGTTCCAAACTGCTCTGCATTCAGCAGCTCgtaggagagaagggagcagcTGGAAGGCAGAAGCTGACAGCAACCCTGCCAGATGCCTTCACTGTTGATAGAGAAAAATGTCAGAAGAATTCCCAGCTACCCGGAAAGGGGCTCCTTCTGAGAGTCAATCTTcttgaaagaagggaaaacatgCAGAGAATACAACGATGCTCTCAGTCTTGTTCTTGTGGGTAAGGATGACTTCTGGTGTCACCACATATGTGTGGATTATAAAGTCTGATCTCACCAACTACTTGGATCAGTACCAGCAAGGAATTCCTAAGCTGGTTTCTGGATTTTGTGACAAGAGAAGGCAACATGGCCAGGCTCCACCACCCTGCTGAGTACCTGGCTTTGGCCAGGAAACACTGACAGTATTCTTCTGTCCCTCCCTTCATCAAGTTTTTAGGCTTTCTGCCTGCAATGGTTATTCTGCCTCCTTAGACGTGAGTACCAGAATGGCCATCATTTCAAGAACCACAATGGAGCTAGTGCAGAATGCAGTTGGCATGAAACTGGAAGAAACAGAATCCAAAGAGCTGCATTttagtcctggctctgtcactgtAGTCTGGAGGAATTCCTTTGTCTCACCGTAACAAAGACTGCTAGGGATTCTGCTGTGAGTTTCCACTGTGATAATATTTGTGAAGTAGTTTGAAAAAGCATGAAATAATTACTAATATAAAACACATATGCTTTATCTAAAATGGCAAATGAGCAGCTTCTAATTCTTTGGCTTCTAACCAATTTATCTAGACTAAAATCAAGAACcttaagaagaaagaatattgtACTAAACAGGATTTTCTATCAGAAACCCATAGAAGAGACATTTGGGAGTAAAAATGATGGCAACAACGATAATGCTATTATACTTACATTAACATTACACTACgttttgtaataataataataacaagcacTTATATAGCACTTACTACTTATCAGCCACTATTGTAAGCACTTCACATACAGTATCTCCTCTAGTCCTCACAAGAACCTTATAAAGTAGGGCCTACTATTAtaacctccattttatagatgaggaacccGAAGCACAGAGAAACTAaagaacttgctcaaggtcacagagctagaagATGGTGAAGGCAGACAGGCTCTAACCCTGTGCTCTAACCGCTGTGCTAAACAGCCTTGCTTTGTCAAGCACTTTCACACCCGATATCTCAGTTATTCACAGCAAAAGACAACCTTACCTCCTGAGGAGGAATATCAAAGGAGATAGTTCTCATGTCCACTTTGATGAAGCTGTCAGTGCATGGCAGGATAAAAAACAAGCCTGTGACAAAGACAGGTAGAAGATTACAAAGAGACACCAGCACCTCATCAGTTTACCTCACCACTCAATTCTAATAGATCAACCTGATCAATGGAAAGTCACCAGTTCATCTCAGTGAATGAGCCAGAAGCCAGGAATGTTATCCTTGACTCCTCTTGCCCACATCCAACTGTCCCCACCAAGGCCTGTGGATTTCATTTCCTTACTTCACTGTTAATGTCACTCTTGTTTTTACTGAGACCTATGCAATTGCTTCCCAAGTcacctttctatttcttctagttTCTCCCCTACAATCCATTTTCTAAGCTGCAAGTAGAACCATCTTTCCTGAAACACAACCACTGAACAAGCTGAGCCATACAAGGCCCTGCACGACCTGCCCCAGCTTCCCTCTTCATCCGCTGCCCTCTCCTCGCCCTGTACTCTCGCTGGGCTGAGCTCCCTGCCGTTCCTCGGCCCGGGATGCTCCCCTCCACACTGCTTTATACACGCCGCTGTTTCTGCAGGAACACCTCCCGTCTGGCTAACACCTTTTCACGCTTCAAGACTCAGCCAACAGTCACCTCCAGAAAGCCTTGTCCTCATCCTAGTATTCAGGTCAGTTACTCTTCTCTGGGTTTCCATAGCTATCTGTGATTACTTGGTCATAACACTTATCATAAGGGATTGTAACtatctctttccttgttgatgTCCCAACACCAGAAAGTAAGATCCTTGAGGGCACAGACTGTGTTTTAGACTCCACTGAAGTCCCAGAGTCTGGAACACCGTAGAAGCTTAATCCAAGTTTGCCAAAAATAATGACTGAAAGCCTTTGTTTTAGTACGAATTCTCAAGCTCAAACTTCCATAGCTGTAGCTATTCCTGGACTAAGATACTCTTATCAGCTCCaatgggaaggggaggggagagcagggaaggaaggaaagggtgaCTGCAGCGAGACCAGCCAGCACCACTGCTATAGTTATACAACTGCTGCTGCATGGACTCACTCTTCCAAGTCAACAGAGCAGAGACCCTCACAAGGGAAATCACATCAATAGGAAGAAAGCTTTCAGTCTCCACGCATACAATCCAAATCCTAGTACTGACCAGGTCCTTTGGCTCCTCCTTGTAAAATGCGACCCAATCTAAAGATGATGGCTCTTTCATATTCTTTTATGATCtatattaaaaacacaaacaataatTTAACATGAGTAGTACAAATATTTACATGCATacctctttaaatatattttctgctcTAAACACATTAGTTgcctctattttgttttctttcatataatccagataatatatataaataacatgtCCGCTGTTTAATTACCCCTGCCAAATatgatatttatttactttttcttttactgattataaaagcaatagatattcattgtagaaaatttggaaagtacaGAATAGCACACAGAAGCAAATCCATAACCTCACTCCTCAGCTGTTAACATTATTATTCAATTTCTCGGGCactgtaaataaagaaaaaataaaagctaacgTCCTCACAGTTTGTCTCCTGATTccttaaattataataataaacttAACTGAAAATTCTTAGagcatattttatctttttaggaATATGTAAATGATAGTCCTTTATCAAAGTATTAATAACTTCATAGAAAAAATAACCAGCATTTGGGggtacttaccatgtgccaggcatggcaATAAGTACGTTTAAATACAGtaattcttttaatcttcacaatggtCCTCTGAAGTAGGTGTTGTCatttcctcccattttacagatgaggaaacatgGCAAAGGTCACACACTAAACAATGGAGCCAGCAGTCAAACCTCAGCATCTTGACTCTGGAGAACTTGTTCTTACAGGATCATCCCACGTCCCTGACCCCAGAAACTTTTAGATGGTGATCCTTACTTTAACCCTACGGAAGGACTGACTGGACAATGGCTGAAAAGAAGTCTTAA carries:
- the STOM gene encoding stomatin, with amino-acid sequence MSEKRHTADAQARRLPDSFKDSPSAGLGPCGWILVAVSFLFTVITFPLSIWMCIKIIKEYERAIIFRLGRILQGGAKGPGLFFILPCTDSFIKVDMRTISFDIPPQEILTKDSVTVSVDGVVYYRVQNATLAVANITNADSATRLLAQTTLRNVLGTKNLSQILSDREEIAHNMQATLDDATDDWGIKVERVEIKDVKLPVQLQRAMAAEAEASREARAKVIAAEGEMNASRALKEASMVITESPAALQLRYLQTLTTIAAEKNSTIVFPLPIDMLQGIIGAKH